The following coding sequences lie in one Silene latifolia isolate original U9 population chromosome 5, ASM4854445v1, whole genome shotgun sequence genomic window:
- the LOC141655545 gene encoding uncharacterized protein LOC141655545: MDYIKTGNLSSIHAIRLPYQRLYVAVANDEKDEFMKLIKDPGFQQVRHYFTAKQIFERDALEIATAVFNGETKNVVIGLEDLLKPELTTLHLAAKHRAPRLTHYLLQRGAKADHIALDFSTNIIVPGGSLTILDLLWRVCFHNRDRMEVTRILVQSTQNKTWARDAFMEYAMNGDLHKVVALFLAVLSCSCHLHVWSCLS; the protein is encoded by the exons CCTATCATCTATACACGCAATAAGGTTGCCATATCAAAGGTTGTATGTTGCTGTAGCCAATGACGAGAAAGATGAGTTTATGAAACTCATCAAAGACCCTGGATTCCAACAAGTCCGTCATTATTTTACAGCTAAGCAGATATTTGAGCGTGATGCTTTGGAAATTGCTACTGCCGTCTTTAATGGCGAAACTAAAAATGTTGTTATTGGCCTGGAAGACTTATTGAAACCTgaattgacaacccttcatcttGCCGCTAAACACCGTGCTCCTAGGTTGACCCACTATCTTCTTCAGAGGGGTGCAAAAGCTGATCACATCGCTCTTGACTTCAGCACAAATATCAT AGTTCCTGGTGGAAGCCTAACAATCCTTGACTTGCTTTGGCGGGTTTGCTTTCATAAT agagacagaatggaagttacaAGGATACTTGTGCAAAGTACACAAAATAAAACATGGGCCAGGGATGCGTTTATGGAATATGCAATGAACGGAGACCTACACAAGGTAGTTGCACTGTTTTTGGCTGTTCTGAGCTGTTCTTGTCACCTCCACGTGTGGAGTTGTCTTTCTTGA
- the LOC141655546 gene encoding uncharacterized protein LOC141655546, giving the protein MVRFITGNLVRIYSFHSLFHSQSGFPSNFVNSANHVVVNPQLFLNSVREQCRFGFSTVDVPVSIFYQLYSLRPRPSIITYNQLFTAMSKIQPNPPFDIVVTLSNRLELSGLRPTSHSIAILAKCYCSLGRVDFAFSLLGKILKLGYPPNIVVITTLLNGLIDSHKLDQAVNLLDKTIKLGIQPPFVTYGSMFKGLCQSRDNAGALRLLRNMESTALFKPNVVIYNTIIESSCKDQLLPQALSVFNEMKAKSILPSVVTYNTLIRGLCSLGRWNDVKELLTEMLEGDIAPGVDIYSNLVYMYCKKGNVDEARPIFGLMTKRGVHPNIITYSALLDGYCLRGEMDAAEKLLDIMVKDSVVPNVVTFNSLINGYCKSKKFDKALEMLRDMHLKGTHITPDRFIYSTIIDALCKDGRLQPALQLFKEMQDQGVKPNVVTYSLLLDGLLKDAQIDAAISLHKEMEENGVAPDIVTYSIIINGLCEAGRLVEAAKVFSFLVAKRLRPNVTTYTTMIKVLCRQRLLGDATKLLKEMADNGCPPNERTYNTIIKGFLKANDIATALDHHRVMRRQGFAADADTASLFIGLLTAHNVSDRDKALLQKYFLEYEGRLLFAVLIVMFSNGLMEAMAYVLFHFAWYL; this is encoded by the coding sequence ATGGTGCGATTCATAACAGGTAATCTTGTTCGGATTTACTCTTTTCATTCTCTTTTCCATTCTCAATCTGGATTTCCCTCCAATTTTGTTAATTCTGCTAATCATGTTGTTGTTAATCCCCAATTATTCCTCAATTCCGTTAGAGAACAATGTCGATTTGGATTTTCTACTGTTGATGTTCCGGTTTCGATATTTTATCAATTGTACTCTCTTCGTCCTCGCCCTTCCATTATTACCTACAATCAACTCTTTACTGCTATGTCTAAGATTCAACCCAACCCCccttttgatattgttgttacTCTCTCTAATCGCCTTGAATTATCCGGTCTCCGCCCCACTTCCCATTCAATTGCTATTCTCGCCAAATGTTATTGCTCCTTAGGCCGTGTCGATTTTGCCTTCTCTCTTCTTGGTAAGATTCTTAAGCTTGGTTATCCACCtaatattgttgttatcactACCTTACTCAATGGCCTTATTGATTCACATAAGTTGGACCAAGCTGTTAATTTATTAGATAAAACCATCAAGCTTGGGATACAACCGCCCTTTGTTACTTACGGTTCTATGTTCAAAGGTCTTTGCCAATCTCGCGACAATGCTGGAGCTCTCCGTTTGCTTCGGAATATGGAGTCTACAGCCCTTTTTAAGCCCAATGTAGTCATTTATAACACTATCATTGAAAGTTCTTGTAAAGACCAATTGTTACCTCAAGCCCTTAGCGTTTTCAACGAGATGAAAGCCAAGAGCATTTTGCCAAGTGTTGTAACCTATAATACATTGATTCGAGGACTCTGTAGTTTAGGGCGTTGGAATGATGTTAAGGAATTGTTAACTGAGATGTTGGAAGGCGACATTGCTCCTGGTGTCGATATCTATAGCAATTTAGTCTACATGTACTGCAAAAAAGGAAATGTCGATGAAGCAAGGCCTATTTTTGGACTCATGACTAAGAGAGGTGTGCACCCTAATATTATCACTTACTCTGCTTTGTTGGATGGGTACTGTTTGCGCGGAGAGATGGATGCGGCAGAAAAGCTCCTTGATATCATGGTGAAAGATAGTGTCGTGCCTAATGTTGTGACTTTTAATAGCTTAATCAATGGATATTGCAAGTCTAAAAAGTTTGACAAAGCATTGGAGATGCTTCGGGACATGCATCTTAAAGGAACCCATATAACCCCAGATAGGTTCATTTATAGCACCATTATAGATGCCTTGTGCAAGGATGGGAGACTTCAGCCTGCACTTCAGCTTTTTAAAGAGATGCAAGATCAAGGAGTAAAACCAAATGTGGTCACTTACAGTTTATTGCTTGACGGACTTTTAAAGGATGCACAGATTGATGCGGCGATATCCTTACATAAAGAGATGGAGGAAAATGGAGTGGCCCCTGACATTGTTACATATAGTATTATAATTAATGGTCTTTGTGAAGCTGGGCGACTAGTTGAAGCAGCAAAGGTGTTCTCTTTTCTTGTAGCGAAGCGGTTGCGGCCAAATGTAACTACCTACACTACAATGATTAAAGTGCTATGTAGGCAAAGGTTGTTAGGTGATGCAACAAAACTATTAAAGGAGATGGCGGACAATGGATGTCCTCCAAATGAACGCACCTACAATACTATTATTAAAGGATTTCTCAAAGCTAATGATATCGCCACGGCTTTGGATCATCATCGCGTTATGAGAAGGCAAGGATTTGCTGCTGATGCAGACACTGCTTCTTTATTTATCGGCTTGCTCACGGCTCATAATGTTAGTGATAGAGACAAAGCTTTGCTTCAAAAGTATTTTCTAGAGTATGAAGGTAGGTTGCTCTTTGCTGTTTTGATAGTAATGTTTTCGAATGGACTAATGGAGGCTATGGCATATGTTCTATTCCACTTTGCTTGGTATTTATGA